CTTGGCACTCAGCCAAGAGCATACTCTCTTATCTTGGAGAGAttctttaaaatacatcagCCTGTTCTATATGCAGAGTTATCACGCATATTCATCTTTTTCTAAGAACAGTTTAGCATGGCCACTTCCTTGGGTCCACCTCTTTAGAGCATGCATTTTTCTTGGCTGTGCTTTTATCACCACCTCCAGTTTGGGCTGTGGTCCACACTTTCTTCAGACAGCAGGTGCTGATAATTTGGCATATCAATAGCAGGGTCCTCTTCACATGTTCTCTGGATGTCATCCAAACCAAACAGACCGTTCAATTGCAAGCATAACTATATACCATGTCTAAGCAAAACCATAAAATCTATATCCTTACAGCAGAGTTATTTTAACACTATACACataacattcattttaatattagTGAAAAGCCAATACTATAGTATGTATCTATAACAGTAGAGAAACTGCTtgccctgtggcacagcctggtcAGCCCCATGGCCAGTGGGCCCAggcatggagctctgtccaTGACACACTCATGGGATGTATGGCACACTCATGGGGTGCACAGCATGTTCAGGGGGTGCGTGGTGTGCCCAAGGGGCATGTGCCACGTTCACAGTGTGCATGGCATGCCTGGAGGTGCACTGAACACACCCATGGGGAAATtacatcctcatcctcatcctcatcctcatcctcatcctcatcctcatcctcatcctcatcctcattcCCTGCTGCcggccaggctgctcctggcacatcCCAGGGGCAGGGGCACTGTCGTTTGGGCCAGCTCTTCTCAGACACACAGAGCCGTGCCTCCTAGTGTGACCAGGCCAGGCAGGCAAAGGGCTCTGGCATGCCAGGAGGGTGCCAAAGCCCAGCCTgtcagaggcacagctgggcaccagGTAGCCACCAACAACCTCACAACCTGTAGCTCAACAACCTGTTGAGCCGTGACAACCTCAcccttgctgtgggcagggaccATGGGGAAGGGGCTCTACCCTCCGTGTAGACGCCCCTATGCTTCCCCAGCGCCGTGAGATCCATGCTGTGGCTGCATCCCCCACTGTCCCACACCTGGGGGCAcgggccccagcaccggcaCGCCGTGTACACggtgcccagcaccctgcactGGCACTCCAGACACCCCGGTGAGcggccagcacagccccgttACCGCCGCGGGCAGCGTTTGAGGGCGGCGCTCCCGCCTGAGGCGCCTGAGGCGGGAGGGACGGAGGCTGCGGCGGGCCATGCGCTGTGGGCACCGGGCACGCCGCAGGCACCGGCCGTGCCAGGGGCACAGCGCCCCGTCCCGCAGCCCGCCCGTGCCCCGCTGGTGGCGGATCTCGGCGCTGAGCGCGGTGCGGCTGAGGGCGAGGCCCTGGCGGCGGGCTGTGCGCCGCGGGCTGTCGCGGCGGTCCAAGCGCAGGAGCCGCCGGCGGGCCGGGTCGGGCCGGCTGCACCCTGAGGGACGGAGCCGTCAGCGCCCGGGTCCCGCGGGCCACAGGCGCGGGGGTGGCCGGGCCCGCCACTCAGCGGCGTAGAGCAGGAGGGTCCGGCCCCCCACCGCGGCCCTGAGGGTGGCAGGGTGACGGCAGGGAACCGGCTCAGCTCCCGGTAGCAggcagcggggccgcgggcCGCCTGGGTGAGGGAAGGGGCATGTTGGACGGCGGTAAGCTCAAACCCCTGCCCGTGCCCACCGCCCGAGACAGGGCTGCGcgcacccacagctcccctgggcccCCTTGCACACCCTCCTCGGTCCCTGTGGCCACGGGGCTGTTCTCTgccgggctgggctgctgcccgCAGTGGGACGCCGGCCAAAGCACGCGGGAGCAGCCTGGCGCCAGCGCCCCGgccgctgccagccctgcaccgCTCCCCGCTGCCCCTCACGGCCCCAGGCAGCGGTCACCCTTCCCATGGCCCATCGCCGGCGGCACAACCGGGCAGGTGAAAGGTCCACTGGGCACCAGGAGTGGAGATGACACCAGAACCAGCACCACCACTGGAGACACTGAACTGTATCGTTTATTGGGGGTCGGCAGCAGGGGTCAGCACCCTCAGCACTGCAAGTGCTTGAGCAGCCATAGCGCCGTGTTCATGAAGCCATCACCTTCGGCTTCGATGCCAGCCAGCGCGTGGCCGTTCCCTGGGTACCAGAGCACCCTGGAGGGGAAATGGGGATTAGTGCTGtgtctgcacagctccagcccctaGCTCCCAGCACCACACTCACCGTGTGGGCACCCCCCGGGCCTTGAGGGCACGGTAAAACTCCAGACCCTGCTTGGGGGGCACACGCCGGTCATCCTCCCCCAGCATCAGCAGTACGGGTGCACGGACCTGTAGGAGCAGCACAACCTCAGCACTGGCACTGCTATTGGGGACACggacagggacagtgacatACCCGGTCAGCATAGCGTATGGGTGACTTGTGCAGCATCTCTGTCCACTGGGCTGGGTCTGGCAGGGCATCAGGTTTGTAGGGCAGCCCTGTCTCTGTCAGGCACCTGCGGGCAAGAGAGTTGGGGACACGTGTGGCCGGGATGACAAGGACCTTGGGAGGCTGGGGGCAGGAGTACTCACTCACCAGTCTGGGATGTCGGTGGTGGCCACCATGGAGGCAATGTTCACCACGGGGTTGCGGAGCACGCAGGCGTGGTAGGTGTCAGGGAACTGCCCGATGAGGTGGCACGCCAGGAAGCCCCCATGCGAGCCGCCGACCAGTGCCACACGGCTGGCATCCAGcgcctcctcctgcagcacccgCTCCACGCAGAACTGCCGCCATGGGGAACACCTACTGAGCAGGCAGCCCCACTTTCCCTACTCAGGGCACCCGCAGGAGCACAGGGTGCTGTGCTACCCAGCACTATGTGCCAAGCCTTACCTGCACATCACGTACGTCCTGTGTGCCCACGTTGCCTGGCAGGGAGGCCACGCCGTCCTGGCCAAAGCCCAGCGAGCCGCGGTAATTCACTGTGGGGAGCAGCGTCAGAGCCCTTCCTCCTTcatgccccagcccctggcccctCCATGGGTGCTGGTCACCTGGAGCCCTTGTGTCACTCACCCAGCAGCACGGCAAAGCCTGCACGGCACAGCACTGCCGGGCTCAGCATCCACCCGGCTGTGAAGACGGAGTGAGGACCCCCTGCAAACGGCAAAAGCAAACTGAGAGGTGACACTGCTTGGCTGCGGTAGAGTGAGGTGGGGACAAGCTCTTACCATGGGGCATCACGACCAAGGGGGGCTTCTGGGCAGTGGGACCCTCACTTGGGCGCATGAGAATGACATCAAAGTCCAGGCCAGCTGTGGAAGCAGGGAGGGGGTTGTCAGGAAGCAGTGAGGATGGTGGAGCACAGCCTGACCCCATCTTGGGCACTCACTGTACTGGAGATTCTCCTGCTCtggtgggggctgcagggtgcgGATGCTCCAGGTGATGCCGGGCACGGGGGGTGCGTCCTGCAGGCAGATCCACTGTATCTGTGCCTCATGGCCGGCGGCGGGCAGGACAGCCACTTtctgcacagggagaggggTCAGTGCCTGTGCCAAGGGGCTGGTGGGCACAGGGGAGAGGGGTCAGTGCCCATGCCAAGGGGCTGGTTCGCACTGGGGATGTGACTTTACCAACATGGGAGGGCAGCTAGGGGTGGAGAACCTGGCCACCAAGAGGTCTCGGTCGATGGTGAGGACAGACCAGCTTCCCTTGGGGGAatctggggaggagggggtcAGACCTGCAGGTGTGACCCTCTCCCCACCCCTGGCACCAGGATGGCCCCACTGGCCTGCCACTCACCAGCTGTCAGACAAGTTGTGGTGCCTGTTGCTGTGTCCACCACGAACACATCCTAGGGGCATGAGGGCAGAGTCAGTGGAGCCCTGACCCAGCCAGGGCCCCCTTGTGTCCCCCACCACCCCCTCACCTGCTGGCTGCGCTgggctgtgtccagcaggaTCCTGCGGCTGTCGGCcgcccagcacatccctggcaGTGCACCGCAGTAGATTCCCGGGAAGGCACCTGTGATGAGAGTGGTGGCACTCAGCATCCCCCTGAGTCCCCCCCAACACCCCCAGAGCTGTACTCACCCCATGCTTGCCGTGGCACAGCCTCCAACACTGTGCTGGTGTGTTTGGTGTACCAGTCGTACTGCAGGAAACATGGCACAGGACAAGTTTTGCAGGgtctctgcctgcctgtccccacACTGCAGCCCAAGGAGGGGGACACCACTGCCCTCCTACCAGCCCCACCCTAGCACGGGCACCCTGGCACCTCCCTGGTGCCTGCCAGTGTTCCCCCCGGTGCTGCTCACCATGCGGAGCTGGCTGCACTGCTGGTGGGGGCCCAGGACATTGTTCTCCAGGTAGACGATGCGGCAGCCATCGGGGCTGAGTCGCGGTGACCACACGGCCCTGGTGTcctcagagagcagctctgcatggGCATGAGGGGAtggtgaggggctgcaggggagccagGGCACCGGCAGCATTGGGGCGTGAGCTGCTTACTGCATCTCCCACCCGTCAGGTCCACGTAGAAGAGCGCTGACCTGCCAGGACAGAGGGGTGtcagagtggggctgggggccagGCTGTGGGGTGGGTGCCCTGCAGGGTCCtaccagcagggctgggctgtggggtgcCCTGTGGGGGACTCACCGGCGGTTCGTGCAGTACCGCAGCCCCAGGCGGAAGGGGTCGTGCCACCAGCCCACGAACACCACGCCAGTGTCCTCAGGCGACCAGAAAGcctgtggggagaggggagataAACAGCTCAGAATGCTGCTGGCACCTGAAACCTCCCTTCTCTggttccctgcagccccccatCCTGACCTGGCCGGGAGAGAGGTGCTCTGGGATGCCCTCCAGCACTGAGATGCTGTTGCCCTCGATGTCCAGGACGCAGAGGACGGGCACACTGCGGGTGCTCAGCGTCTCCCCCCAGTCCTCATAGTACACGAACTGCTCAccctgtggcacagcctggtcAGCTCCACAGCCTCACAGCCAGCCCCCAGCTGACCCAGGGTGGGGAGACCCCACCTTGATGGGTGCATCCTCCTTCTTGGGGTGCCCCGTGTCTTCGTCAGAGGTGCCCAACTCGGGGACTTTGCTCTGGAAGAAGGACTCAGCCTTGGGACGCTTCTTCTCCGCCACATAAAGCAGGTGGGTCTCCGAGTGAGACCAGGCAAGGCAGCCAAACTGGTCTGCAGGGGCAGGTCAGCACTGGCCACCCTGTCCCCTGAAACCCCACATTGCCTGgcatcccccagcccctcaccatCATCATAGACGCTGCCATGCTTGTCCAGCGCTGTCAGGTCGATGCTCTTCACCTTCTGGTTCTGATCCCAGACCTGGGGGCAGAAATGCCAGGCCGGTCCCGAGACACAGTGTGATtccagccctgagccccagTGAATATCCATTTCCCCCCAGACCCCTTCTCACTTCCAGGAACTGCttgtccttctccttctccttctgcttctccttgcCAGGGACCTTGCGCAGGACAGCCTTCAGCATCCCGCTAGGGGACTCACGGCTCAGCAGCCTGTGGGTGACGGGGTGAGTGCCCATCAGCCCCCACTTACCGCTACCCCGAGGGATcctgtgtggggagcaggatgGGACTTACTCGTCCTTGATCTCAGAGCAGGTGCCAGTGGGCCCCGAGTAGACAATGGAGGCTCCATCGTGGAACATCAGGTACTGACGGCAGAACTTGATGTTCTCAGCCCTTGCCAGGTCCCGCTGCGACcactctgcagggagcagggtgagGACATCAGCTGCATCCCCACCAGGTAGGCAGGGACTGCCCCGACCCTTCTGCCCCCACCTGCCCCCACCAGTCTTCCCCACCCCCTTACCTGTGTAGAGGCTGCAGTACTTCCCCCCATACTGGGTGGTGAGGTCGGGGCCgaggcaggcagtgctgagccccGGTCGCTGGCTCAGCTCTCGGTACAGCTCCGACAGCTCCTCTGCACGTGGCTGTACCTGCGGGACACGCCGGGGTGGCTGAGGTGGGGCACAGGGGCACTCACTGGGGCACCAGCATAGATGGGGGGGTAATTAGGGGGGTACTGGGGGCAGCGCTTGCGGGTAAAGAGCTGGAGTACCTgggggcaggagagcagaggggttAGTGCAGCACTGAGGCAGTACTGGGggtgcagagccagggcacTACTGGGGCGCCAGGGACCAGGAGGGCACTGAAGAGCCCATCCTGGGGTACATAGCCGGGATCGGGAGGGTACTGGGGCAGTTGCTGGGGTACCAGTGGGTACCAGGATACTGGGTGCAGGTCCTGGGGTGCAAGGGGCTCCTAGGAGGGTGCTGCAGCACTTGGGGTCTCTGGGGGATTAGAAGGGTAACCGGGCAGTTCCCGGCGTGTTGCCGAGCCGGAGAGTCAGCGGAGCAGAGGGGTCGGGTGTGCCGGGTtggcggggcgggggggcaGTGCGGGACGGGATTCCcgagggagggacagggagggacagggagggggcagcgggaccgggggggtgggggggtccCGGAGCTCTGACGTCACTCCCGCCCCAGCCGCTCACCGACGGCTCCATGTCCtcgcggcgggggcggggccagcACCGGCACTTCCGGGATGGGGCGGGGCCGCCGGCTCTGGCACCTCCCATTGGCTGCGGCGCTCGGGCCGCCTCCCGCTTTAATGCGCCCCCCGGTGGGCACGGGCGGCACTGCAGCCGCAGGCACCGGGGTTCCCGCGCCCCCGTCGTGTCCCGGCGGCCGCCCCCAGCCACCGGATCACCCTCGGGCCCCTCTGAGGCCGCAGCCGGGGGACAGACCGCGGCCCCGCAGCATCTGGATCGCGCCGGGGTGGTTTACCCACCAGGTGGCTGCAGAACAGGGGCTCCATGCACAGGACCTGGGGAATCGGGCCATTGAGGGGCACAGGgatccccagcccagcagcctggccGGGGGGGATCGGGCCATTGAGGGCCCATGGGACTGAGCAGCCTGGTCAGGCAGGTGAGATGGGTCGTTGATGCCCACAGGAACCCCCTATCCCACCAGCGCGGGCGTGAGTGGCAGAGCTCAATAGTGCTTGGTGACAACTGGACCCATTCCAGCCACCCCCACCATGGCAGGGGTCCCGATCCCTCGCCCCCACACCTCAAGCAGGCAAGAATCGGGGCCAGTCCGTGGTTTGTGTCAAGTCCTTTTATTCTGTTCCCACAGAAACACCTGGTGAGGGGGCAGCTTCTGGGAGGGAGTCACGACACAGCGGCAGGGGTGGTACGGCACGGTACGGCACGGTACGGCACGGTACGGGGGTCACTACgggtggcacagagcacagcagacaCGCACACCGTCACAATGTTCAGAGGAAGCGCACCCGGCATCGCACTCACCGCTGGAAACGGCACCCAGCCGCGCTCGGCCCTCGGTCTTTgcagccccccggccccccgCCCATCCAGCAGATTGCCACAACTCGGGCCGGGGGCCTGGcccggcggggagggggctgcgTGCCCCCGGTCCTGGCAGGCACCAAGGCAAGGTGGCGGATGTGCTCGGGCGGCGAGGTTGGCCCCGGCGGGGTCTCGGTCCCGCGTGCGATTTACACACTGTACAAGTATTTACAGCGCgaggagcggcggggccggcggccggcgggAGGCACCCCGGCCTCTGCACTTGTCATCGGCGGGGAGAGGCGGTGGCTgtgcgcggggccggggctctcCTCCCTGCGGTTGTCCCCGGCATCCCCGTCCCACAGCCGCCGGCCTACCCCCAGCCTTGGGCACCGGCAGAGCTCCCGGCGAGGGATCTGCCACAAAGCGTGGGCTTCCCGCGGCAGCCGGGTCCTCGATCACAAGTGCATAAATCTGCTAAGAGCTTTCAGTACAGCGATGGACtgatggagaagaaaataagaaaagtcCAGGCAAAGAACAGCAAGCACTGAAAGGCGGGTGGAACCGTGCAGAGAAGTAGCAAGCCATGCTCTACGACGGGACAGACGGTCACGGGCGCTAGGGCTGCCCTTTGGCAAAGTGGCCCTCCGTGGGTCGAACATGCCACGAATTCATATGCACGGGTGGTCGGTACAGAATAGTTCTCGGGTCGCTCGGCGGCACGCTTTGCGATGGAACCCTTAGGCGCGACATTGAACTGATTAGCTATTCACAGGTCTTGTTCTGGAGTCGTGTTATTTCGTTGCATAGAACATCAGGCGGGTGAGCGGGCGGCTGCCCCCCGCCGTGGGGGTGTCGGCGGGGCGCTGCCAGCacggggaggcggcggggcgcgggcaaGCCCCCTCCTCGGGCTGCCTCCCCCCCTGGGaatcccctcctggcagggcGAGTGGGCTTTGGCCGCCGGCCGCTGCGCCGGCCGTCCCCGCAAAATGGCTTGAGAAGGACTTGGATTGCACAGTAAAAGGAAGGATACTGCCGGAGGCAAAGCTCTCCTGATCTTGTTCCACGGGATTTGTGCTCTTTTGTAGCCTCCTGCACTCTATTGCTTCTACAGACGACAGCCCGTGTGCTAACTCATCGCACAAAGCAAAGAGGGAAGAGGATTTGGTATaaactttagaaaaataaaaccccgAAACCAAAAGAAAGTGAACCcaaagaaactgagaaaaaaggACCCCCCCTGACGACGCCTCGtgcccccccccccaccccccggTGCGGATGAGGTATCACAGAAATCAAAGTGGGATGATTAAGGCTGTTCTCGAAAGAAAAGGGGTGCCCGGCGGCAGGCGCGCTGGCTGCGTGGCGAGGGCGAGCGCGGCCCTTTCAATGCTTCCAATGGCTTCGGGACACGCGCCCAGCCGGCCGCGCCGCCTGTCAGAGTCCTATGGCCTCGTATTTCGGTAGTGAAACAGTGTTAGGTCCTAGCTGACGCGCTCCGGGGctccccggcggggccggggtgGCCGCAGTGCAGGGGGCGTGGGGACGGCCCCCGTGGGGCGGGTGGGGTCGGGAAGGAGGAGCGGCGCCCACGGCGCCCAGCCCTCGGCTCGCGGGGGGAAAAACCTATGAAGAGGCCAGAGCTGGGGTTCAGAGGGAGCAACTCTGCGTATAATCTTGAGAAAGGGCCGCAGCCCACCTACGGGGCCTGACCCGACGGTCCGGACCAGGCCCATCCCCTCTGGGCAGCTGCCGGGGCTCGCCGTGTGCCGCGCCGGAGCTGCTCGCCAGGCGTGGGGGGCACCCGCCCCGGGGCATCCGCCGGGCCCCTGCTAGGCCGCCGTTTGGTCCTGCATCCAGGGATCGCCCTGCTTTCAAAAGCTTGcgagagacagagagagagagagagagagagagaaaggcgTCAGTCCGAGCAGCCCCTCCCCGCGGAAGGGACCCCGCCGAGCGGCAGCGCTGGCCCGAGCTAAAGAGCCCCAGAGAGCCAAGAGGTACTGCCGGCGGAGCAgctgccgccgcctccgcccgcCCCCGCGCTGGACGGGCTCCCGGAGCAGAGCCTGGACAGCCCAAACCTTCCCTGGAAACCCAGGGTCTGCACCAGCACTGCCGAGACTGTGGAACTAGGCCAAGCCTTCACACCATGGCTTGAGGCCAGCACCTGAATGAAGGTGGATGAAGATGGGGATGAGTGGCCCATCACAAATGGGATGGGTCCGTGCATCTTTCCCAGCCTGGGGGCTGGAAGTTTGGCAAGGCAGGGTTCAGCAGGTGCTTGAGGGACAGTGGTGCCGCTTGTAACCTCAGAGACAGCATGGTGGAGGGGACTCGTGTGCAGGTGTGACCTGTACACTCACCGTTATACTCAGAGTCTGGCGCCGCGTGCTGAATTCATTGGCTTCTTCATAGGTTTTTCCACTGCAACGACTCAAATCTCCACTCACTTCCCAAACTCCTGCagtggaagggaggaggagggcatCAGGcatggctggggcagggagagcccacGGCACAGTGCCCGGTGCTGGCTGCACTCACCTTGTGCCGTTCTCTCACCAGAATGAAGTGAACTTCTTGCCGAAAGCTGACACCGCTGTGGGGAAGCCAGGACAGGTGTCAGTATGGCATAGTGACCCTGGCCCCTAATCTTCCTGGGCCCCAAACTGTGAGCACTGCCTCCCACGGGCTGCACCCAGCCATTCCCAAGGTGCCTGACTCCATCTTGGTGCAGAAGAGCATCaccaccctgtccccatcccgggAGCAGCCCTCACCTTCAGTCAGTTTGCCTGCTTGTTCTGCTGCCCCCCCTGGCAGGATTTTAGAGAAGACGCTCTCTCCTTCCCCGCCAGGCTGCCCCGTGGCCATGCCCGTGGGACCACGTGGCCCGGCCGCCCTTGGACCAGCCTTGCTGTCTGCTGAGGGACAAATGAAGCCACTGTTAGCAGGGGACAGGCCCGGCTGGGGAAGCTCAGCTGAGCTTTGGGGTGCCAGGCAGTTGGCACAATGGGGGACAGATGGCACAGTGCCACTGGGGCTCACCgacctgctgctcccaggggctgtgctgttggcgctctccctggctgctgtggcactTTTGCTGCAGGTTTGGATGTGTCTGTTGGCTCCACTTTTGtctggaaagaggaaaacagctcTCAGGGCTCACACTCCCAGTAGAGCATCTGCTGGGAGTGGCCCAGGATGGGAAGTGACACCGAAACCCCCAAACACTGctccaaaaccccaaaagagGCAGCAAGGGATCCAGGACATAGTCATGTCCCCTCCTGGGTCCCCTCGAGGGGACGGCAGCTTCCACAGCACCCAGGGGGTGTCTGTAGTGGGCCTCTGAGTGGGATACACTTTACTCCGTgtctcccattcccagcctttcctctgccagcccctggccaCAGTCAGCTGTGGCGattccaggcagagctgtggggtcaGGATGCAGCCTGGACAGCTAAGCCCGTACTTACCGCCGGTGCTGGGTGTCCGCCCGGCTGCGCGTGGAGCGTGGCTggtgccttccctgctgcctgggctggccctggctgctgctgcgttggccgggctgaggggggtccctgtgtcctgcccctGGTCTCAGGCTGTGCCGAGCTCGCTGGCTGGGCAGCCTGGCGTGCCGCTGGCTGCTGCCGCGCTGCcggctgccctgcctgctgctgcctggccgctggctgctgtgggtgtgtgAGGGGCTCCGCCTTCGGCGCTGGTGCGGCCGACCCATGCGGCTGGGAGGGTTTCTGTGCCTTGGGGGTCTCAGTGCCATGGTGGTGAGCAGCAGGGCGGGATGATGGGGCATAATCGGCGGAGCTGGGGCCGTAAGGCGTGCGGGACTCGGGCTGCTGCGCCTTCTTGGGGCCGGCTGAAGGCCCATGGCCACGGGGCTCATGGCGGCCAGATTCTCGTGGGTGCTGCTTTGATGAGCGGCGTGGCGGCTCGTCGCTGGCGTGCCGGGAGGAGCCAGCGTGGCGATCGTACTCCCTGTGGTGCCGGTGCTCGCGGTGCTGGGGGTAGTCGTCGTGCTGCCATGGGTCTTCATCGGGGGGCTCGTCATAATCGTGGTAGGTGTGCTTAACTGGGGGTCTCTTCTGCGAGGAAGAGTGGCCACCGTAGTGCCTGACCCTCTCTGCC
This portion of the Prinia subflava isolate CZ2003 ecotype Zambia chromosome 14, Cam_Psub_1.2, whole genome shotgun sequence genome encodes:
- the LOC134557892 gene encoding acylamino-acid-releasing enzyme-like; this translates as MGGARAGGPAPSRKCRCWPRPRREDMEPSVQPRAEELSELYRELSQRPGLSTACLGPDLTTQYGGKYCSLYTEWSQRDLARAENIKFCRQYLMFHDGASIVYSGPTGTCSEIKDELLSRESPSGMLKAVLRKVPGKEKQKEKEKDKQFLEVWDQNQKVKSIDLTALDKHGSVYDDDQFGCLAWSHSETHLLYVAEKKRPKAESFFQSKVPELGTSDEDTGHPKKEDAPIKGEQFVYYEDWGETLSTRSVPVLCVLDIEGNSISVLEGIPEHLSPGQAFWSPEDTGVVFVGWWHDPFRLGLRYCTNRRSALFYVDLTGGRCKLLSEDTRAVWSPRLSPDGCRIVYLENNVLGPHQQCSQLRMYDWYTKHTSTVLEAVPRQAWGAFPGIYCGALPGMCWAADSRRILLDTAQRSQQDVFVVDTATGTTTCLTADSPKGSWSVLTIDRDLLVARFSTPSCPPMLKVAVLPAAGHEAQIQWICLQDAPPVPGITWSIRTLQPPPEQENLQYTGLDFDVILMRPSEGPTAQKPPLVVMPHGGPHSVFTAGWMLSPAVLCRAGFAVLLVNYRGSLGFGQDGVASLPGNVGTQDVRDVQFCVERVLQEEALDASRVALVGGSHGGFLACHLIGQFPDTYHACVLRNPVVNIASMVATTDIPDWCLTETGLPYKPDALPDPAQWTEMLHKSPIRYADRVRAPVLLMLGEDDRRVPPKQGLEFYRALKARGVPTRVLWYPGNGHALAGIEAEGDGFMNTALWLLKHLQC
- the LOC134557894 gene encoding uncharacterized protein LOC134557894 translates to MFSALARSRCDHSAGSRVRTSAASPPETPGEGAASGRESRHSGRGGTARYGTVRHGTGVTTGGTEHSRHAHRHNVQRKRTRHRTHRWKRHPAALGPRSLQPPGPPPIQQIATTRAGGLARRGGGCVPPVLAGTKARWRMCSGGEVGPGGVSVPRAIYTLYKYLQREERRGRRPAGGTPASALVIGGERRWLCAGPGLSSLRLSPASPSHSRRPTPSLGHRQSSRRGICHKAWASRGSRVLDHKCINLLRAFSTAMD